One genomic segment of Occultella kanbiaonis includes these proteins:
- a CDS encoding sensor histidine kinase, with protein sequence MSAPAQPPVAWTGRVTPNAVDAVFAGVALLFVGLPSLAFAVAMGYPATGAAVGGLASLVMPVAIGWRRSHPVHSSVVVYAAALAHVLAGAPLIFADSLIFVALYSVTVYGPMWARRTALGSALLGCLILSGYYAATSGQVPMHSLVVAGAAMTFLSALVMITWAIAMVRKARVDQVESLADRAARLEVERDQQAKIATAAERARIAREMHDIVAHSLSVVIAQADGGRYAASADPEAATRALTTISETGRAALADMRRILGVLRSDDPRDGDLIPQPDDSDLDTLAEHVRDTGLQVSVVRVGEARALPPGAGLTVYRIAQEALTNILKHAGPGAHATLLVQWTPIGLVLQIDDDGRGAAATTDGAGHGLLGMRERTAMLGGTLATGPRPGGGYRVRAEIPLPGGRGPRPAPSQATAPLTPATAPLTPVVAPPPAPASGPARGPWPAPTSPPASAPYPGPGGAAPTPRIGPPARSDPNPLKGSTA encoded by the coding sequence ATGAGTGCCCCTGCCCAGCCGCCGGTGGCGTGGACCGGCCGGGTCACGCCGAACGCGGTCGACGCCGTGTTCGCCGGTGTCGCGCTGCTGTTCGTGGGGCTCCCGTCCCTGGCGTTCGCCGTGGCCATGGGGTACCCCGCCACCGGCGCTGCCGTCGGCGGCCTCGCCTCCCTGGTGATGCCGGTGGCCATCGGATGGCGGCGCAGTCACCCGGTGCACTCCTCGGTCGTGGTGTACGCGGCGGCCCTGGCGCACGTCCTGGCCGGTGCGCCCCTGATCTTCGCGGACTCGCTGATCTTCGTGGCGCTGTACTCGGTGACCGTCTACGGGCCCATGTGGGCGCGCAGGACCGCACTCGGCTCGGCACTGCTCGGGTGTCTCATCCTGAGCGGGTACTACGCGGCAACGTCGGGCCAGGTGCCCATGCACTCGCTGGTGGTGGCCGGTGCGGCGATGACGTTCCTGTCCGCGCTCGTGATGATCACCTGGGCGATCGCCATGGTGCGCAAGGCCCGGGTGGACCAGGTCGAGTCACTGGCGGACCGGGCCGCCCGCCTCGAGGTCGAACGCGACCAGCAGGCCAAGATCGCGACCGCCGCCGAGCGGGCCCGGATCGCCCGCGAGATGCATGACATCGTGGCGCACTCGCTCTCCGTGGTCATCGCGCAGGCCGACGGCGGCCGGTACGCCGCGTCCGCGGACCCCGAGGCGGCCACCCGCGCGCTCACGACCATCTCCGAGACCGGACGCGCCGCGCTGGCGGACATGCGCCGGATCCTCGGTGTGCTCCGCAGCGACGACCCGCGTGACGGTGACCTGATCCCGCAGCCGGACGACTCGGACCTGGACACCCTCGCCGAGCACGTCCGGGACACCGGCCTGCAGGTCTCGGTGGTCCGGGTCGGCGAGGCGCGGGCGCTGCCGCCCGGTGCCGGGCTCACCGTCTACCGGATCGCCCAGGAAGCCCTGACGAACATCCTCAAGCACGCCGGCCCGGGCGCGCACGCCACGCTCCTGGTCCAGTGGACCCCGATCGGGCTCGTGCTCCAGATCGACGACGACGGTCGCGGAGCCGCCGCCACCACCGACGGCGCCGGGCACGGTCTCCTCGGCATGCGCGAGCGGACCGCGATGCTCGGTGGCACCCTCGCCACCGGCCCGCGCCCGGGCGGCGGGTACCGCGTCCGCGCCGAGATCCCGCTGCCCGGCGGGCGCGGGCCGCGGCCGGCGCCGAGCCAGGCGACGGCGCCGCTCACCCCGGCGACGGCGCCGCTCACCCCCGTCGTCGCGCCGCCGCCCGCTCCGGCGTCCGGCCCGGCGCGCGGCCCGTGGCCCGCCCCCACGTCGCCACCCGCCTCGGCTCCGTATCCCGGACCGGGCGGCGCGGCACCCACCCCACGCATCGGGCCGCCGGCCAGATCCGATCCGAACCCACTGAAGGGCTCCACCGCATGA
- a CDS encoding DoxX family protein, with protein MSSADAPHQTTFGPAALTSVMFTVTGVAHLVRPRTFDAIVPRMLPGPARAWTIGSGLIELALAGAVWNRRTRRAAGLASAAFLVAVFPANVRTVRLVRGRSARARAIAWARLPMQVPLVILALRAATDPR; from the coding sequence ATGTCATCCGCCGACGCGCCCCATCAGACCACCTTCGGCCCGGCCGCGCTGACGTCGGTGATGTTCACCGTCACCGGCGTGGCCCACCTGGTCCGACCGCGGACCTTCGATGCCATCGTGCCCCGGATGCTGCCCGGCCCGGCCCGCGCCTGGACGATCGGCTCCGGCCTGATCGAACTCGCCCTGGCCGGCGCCGTGTGGAACCGGCGCACCCGCCGGGCGGCCGGGCTGGCGTCGGCGGCGTTCCTGGTGGCGGTGTTTCCCGCGAACGTCCGCACCGTGCGGCTCGTGCGGGGCCGGAGCGCGCGGGCGCGGGCGATCGCGTGGGCGCGGCTCCCCATGCAGGTGCCCCTGGTGATCCTTGCCCTGCGGGCCGCGACCGACCCTCGCTGA
- a CDS encoding ABC transporter permease, with protein sequence MLRLTLAQMRTSAGRLAAAGIAILLGTAFVSVTLLASATLEQTTYNAVTAQLADADLVVNDPTYNLDADALDRIRETDGVAAADPTYSFGAELGAGGRTEWVNIGGAASDPRLSPAVYTTGSAPAAAGEISLGVDIAERFDVQPGDEIVATWESWTPDPDDPESGTWAPHAESLRISGLIEENSGLAYGAPNAYVPADELARWELEANETASTWSSILIAVDDGADPEATLGAVAAQLAGNDTAEVLTVTEQAQRKTAEITGNDMTFVVLPLGFAAVALAVAALVIANTFQVLVAQRTRSLALLRCVGATKEQVRSTVLIEALVVGLVSSIAGLVLGTVLMAVGLAVVAELNLDVPLDRTLHVNAASVIVPILVGTVVTVLAALVPARIATRVAPLAALRPVEGEHARGAGRIRMAFALVLVVGGVGLLALAVAVAGGLGGIDAESGLLIALGIGVLGGLSTVLGLLIGTVFVVPALIRLAGRILSRWVPARIATANAVRNPRRTGATASALFIGVALVTMMSTGAAAAKDSLGDALSTQYPVDVTVSLGGSDVALDHAQINAVTETDGVAESALLSVAPVTLGVHGSQEWVLAQSVELEDLSPVLRDPEVAGGLTDATIVMPRIYEAWYDLVDGDPVTVTAEDGSEVELTAVVTELGGVDPMVTPATFAALGLTPVENAMAVRLADDVDAVDTVREIQTVLTDLSATTDAPTASVAGAAVERAAFTSVVDTLLAVVLGMLAVSVVIALVGVANTLSLSVLERRRESALLRAMGLTRGQLRGMLAVEGVMIAGAGAALGIIAGLGFGWAGTAVMLSSVGEVTLAVPWRDLVIVVVIALVAGLLASVLPARTAARTPPVAALAMD encoded by the coding sequence ATGCTGCGCCTGACCCTGGCGCAGATGCGCACCTCCGCCGGACGGCTGGCCGCGGCGGGCATCGCCATCCTGCTCGGCACCGCGTTCGTGTCCGTGACCCTGCTCGCCTCGGCCACGCTGGAGCAGACCACCTACAACGCGGTCACCGCGCAGCTCGCGGACGCGGACCTCGTGGTCAACGACCCGACCTACAACCTCGACGCCGACGCGCTGGACCGGATCCGGGAGACCGACGGCGTCGCCGCGGCCGACCCGACGTACTCCTTCGGGGCCGAGCTCGGCGCCGGCGGTCGCACCGAATGGGTGAACATCGGCGGCGCGGCCAGCGACCCGCGGCTGTCCCCCGCGGTCTACACCACCGGGTCGGCGCCGGCCGCGGCCGGGGAGATCTCGCTCGGGGTGGACATCGCCGAACGGTTCGACGTCCAGCCCGGCGACGAGATCGTGGCGACCTGGGAGTCGTGGACCCCTGATCCCGACGATCCCGAGAGCGGCACCTGGGCGCCGCACGCCGAGTCCCTGCGGATCAGCGGCCTGATCGAGGAGAACAGCGGCCTGGCCTACGGCGCACCGAACGCCTACGTGCCCGCCGACGAACTCGCCCGCTGGGAGCTCGAGGCCAACGAGACCGCCTCGACGTGGTCCTCGATCCTGATCGCGGTCGACGACGGAGCGGACCCCGAGGCCACCCTCGGCGCGGTGGCGGCACAACTCGCGGGGAACGACACGGCCGAGGTGCTCACCGTCACCGAACAGGCCCAGCGCAAGACGGCGGAGATCACCGGCAACGACATGACGTTCGTGGTGCTCCCGCTCGGCTTCGCGGCCGTCGCGCTCGCGGTCGCCGCGCTGGTCATCGCGAACACGTTCCAGGTGCTGGTCGCCCAGCGCACCCGCAGCCTGGCACTGCTGCGTTGCGTCGGCGCCACCAAGGAGCAGGTCCGCTCCACGGTGCTCATCGAGGCGCTCGTGGTCGGCCTGGTCTCCTCGATCGCAGGACTGGTGCTCGGCACCGTGCTGATGGCCGTCGGGCTCGCCGTGGTGGCTGAGCTCAACCTGGACGTCCCGCTCGACCGGACCCTGCACGTGAACGCCGCCAGCGTCATCGTGCCCATCCTCGTCGGGACCGTGGTGACGGTGCTGGCCGCACTCGTGCCGGCCCGGATCGCCACCCGGGTGGCGCCGCTCGCGGCGCTGCGTCCGGTGGAGGGCGAGCACGCCCGCGGCGCCGGACGGATCAGGATGGCCTTCGCCCTGGTGCTGGTGGTCGGTGGCGTCGGGCTGCTTGCCCTCGCCGTCGCCGTCGCCGGCGGGCTCGGTGGCATCGACGCTGAGAGTGGGCTGCTCATCGCGCTCGGCATCGGCGTGCTCGGCGGCCTGAGCACCGTGCTCGGCCTGCTGATCGGCACCGTGTTCGTGGTCCCCGCGCTGATCCGGCTCGCCGGCCGGATCCTGTCCCGCTGGGTGCCCGCGCGCATCGCCACCGCGAACGCGGTCCGCAACCCCCGCCGTACCGGTGCGACCGCCAGCGCCCTGTTCATCGGGGTTGCCCTGGTCACGATGATGTCCACCGGCGCGGCCGCCGCGAAGGACAGCCTCGGCGACGCCCTCTCCACCCAGTACCCGGTCGACGTGACCGTCTCGCTCGGTGGTTCCGACGTCGCCCTGGACCACGCCCAGATCAACGCGGTCACCGAGACCGACGGCGTGGCCGAGTCGGCGCTCCTGAGCGTGGCCCCGGTGACCCTCGGGGTGCACGGTTCGCAGGAGTGGGTGCTCGCGCAGTCGGTCGAGCTCGAGGACCTCAGCCCGGTGCTCCGTGACCCGGAGGTGGCCGGCGGCCTGACCGACGCCACGATCGTGATGCCACGGATCTACGAGGCCTGGTACGACCTCGTCGACGGCGACCCGGTGACGGTGACCGCGGAGGACGGTTCCGAGGTCGAGCTCACCGCAGTGGTCACCGAACTGGGCGGGGTCGATCCGATGGTCACGCCCGCGACGTTCGCCGCGCTCGGCCTGACGCCCGTCGAGAACGCGATGGCCGTGCGCCTCGCCGACGACGTCGACGCCGTCGACACAGTGCGGGAGATCCAGACGGTGCTCACCGACCTGTCCGCGACGACCGATGCACCGACCGCGTCCGTGGCCGGCGCCGCCGTGGAACGAGCTGCCTTCACCTCCGTGGTGGACACCCTGCTCGCCGTGGTGCTCGGGATGCTCGCGGTCTCGGTGGTGATCGCGCTCGTCGGGGTCGCGAACACGCTCTCCCTGTCCGTCCTGGAACGACGGCGGGAGTCGGCGCTGCTGCGCGCGATGGGTCTGACCAGGGGGCAACTGCGCGGCATGCTGGCCGTCGAGGGGGTCATGATCGCCGGTGCGGGGGCCGCGCTCGGCATCATCGCGGGGCTGGGCTTCGGCTGGGCCGGCACCGCCGTGATGCTCTCCTCGGTGGGCGAGGTGACCCTGGCCGTGCCGTGGCGCGACCTGGTGATCGTGGTCGTGATCGCCCTGGTGGCCGGGCTGCTCGCGTCGGTCCTGCCGGCGCGCACCGCCGCACGGACGCCGCCGGTCGCGGCACTCGCGATGGACTGA
- a CDS encoding response regulator has protein sequence MTLEGAFPDVPAAPIRVALVDDQQLVRAGFALVINSQPDLEVVLEAGDGAQALRLLTSHEVDVVLMDVRMPMMDGLAATAALTDPDTHRQGTIPKIVILTTFDLDEYVLRAIKAGASGFLLKDTPPEEMLAAIRTVHQGDAVIAPSSTRRLIEHLATVLPDEQKTPAAVLDALTDREREVLILMARGRTNTEIAGELFVAEATVKTHVGRVLAKLGVRDRVQAVVTAYETGLVSPGT, from the coding sequence ATGACCCTCGAAGGCGCCTTCCCCGACGTTCCCGCCGCGCCGATCCGCGTGGCCCTGGTGGACGACCAGCAACTCGTCCGGGCGGGGTTCGCGCTGGTGATCAACTCCCAGCCGGACCTGGAGGTCGTGCTCGAGGCCGGGGACGGCGCCCAGGCTCTGCGGCTGCTCACCTCCCACGAGGTCGACGTCGTCCTGATGGACGTGCGGATGCCGATGATGGACGGCCTGGCCGCCACGGCCGCGCTCACCGACCCGGACACCCACCGGCAGGGCACCATCCCGAAGATCGTCATCCTGACCACGTTCGACCTCGACGAGTACGTCCTGCGTGCCATCAAGGCCGGAGCGAGCGGGTTCCTGCTCAAGGACACGCCGCCGGAGGAGATGCTCGCCGCGATCCGCACCGTGCACCAGGGGGACGCAGTGATCGCACCGTCCAGCACCCGGCGGCTCATCGAGCACCTCGCGACCGTGCTGCCGGACGAGCAGAAGACGCCCGCCGCCGTCCTCGACGCCCTCACCGACCGCGAGCGCGAGGTGCTGATCCTGATGGCCCGTGGCCGCACGAACACTGAGATCGCCGGCGAGCTGTTCGTGGCCGAGGCCACGGTCAAGACGCACGTCGGCCGGGTGCTCGCCAAGCTCGGCGTCCGGGACCGTGTCCAGGCCGTGGTGACCGCCTACGAGACCGGACTGGTCAGCCCCGGCACCTGA
- a CDS encoding ABC transporter ATP-binding protein, with amino-acid sequence MSMTSPVPSGPPRSESTSAVRAVDLTKIYGEGEVAVTALDHVDVSFERGVFTAIMGPSGSGKSTLMHLLAGLDTATSGQVILGGVDITTLTDKQLTILRRERVGFVFQSFNLLPMFTAEQNIALPSELANTAVDPAWLDLLVDTFGLRDRLSHKPHQLSGGQQQRVAIARALSTRPHVIFADEPTGNLDSRSGAEVLSFLRRSVRELNQTIVMVTHDPAAAAYADRVVMLADGRIAGTIDDPTPESVLAGLDALRGLETQVAR; translated from the coding sequence ATGAGCATGACCTCCCCAGTGCCTTCCGGCCCGCCCCGCAGCGAGTCCACCAGCGCCGTGCGCGCCGTCGACCTCACCAAGATCTACGGCGAGGGCGAGGTGGCCGTGACCGCCCTCGACCACGTGGACGTCTCCTTCGAGCGTGGCGTGTTCACCGCGATCATGGGCCCGAGCGGCTCCGGCAAGTCCACCCTGATGCACCTGCTCGCCGGCCTGGACACCGCTACCTCCGGTCAGGTGATCCTGGGCGGCGTCGACATCACCACGCTCACCGACAAGCAACTGACGATCCTGCGGCGGGAGCGCGTCGGGTTCGTGTTCCAGTCCTTCAACCTGCTGCCGATGTTCACGGCGGAGCAGAACATCGCGCTGCCCTCCGAGCTCGCCAACACCGCCGTCGATCCCGCGTGGCTCGACCTGCTCGTGGACACCTTCGGGCTGCGGGACCGGCTCAGCCACAAGCCGCACCAGCTCTCCGGCGGACAGCAGCAACGCGTCGCGATCGCCCGCGCGCTGAGCACCCGCCCGCACGTGATCTTCGCCGACGAGCCCACCGGGAACCTCGACTCCCGCTCGGGCGCCGAAGTGCTCTCGTTCCTGCGCCGCTCCGTGCGCGAGCTGAACCAGACCATCGTCATGGTCACCCACGACCCGGCCGCCGCCGCCTACGCCGACCGCGTCGTGATGCTCGCCGACGGCCGCATCGCCGGGACGATCGACGACCCGACCCCCGAGTCGGTCCTGGCCGGACTCGACGCGCTGCGCGGTCTCGAGACGCAGGTGGCTCGCTGA
- a CDS encoding carbohydrate kinase family protein: MNIAVTGSIAMDHLMTFPGRFADSLLAEQLDKVSLSFLVEELEIKRGGVAPNICFGLAALGLTPLLVGSVGADFDDYRAWLDRHGVATWPVRVSETAHTARFVCTTDSDNAQIGSFYTGAMAEAREIELRPIEARAGRIDLVMVGPNDPEAMVRHTEECRTRGYPFLADPSQQVAWMDGPAIRSLIDGATYLFSNDYEDSVIQQKTGWSHEEILNRVKHRVITRGKDGSSIYSGSERIDVPIAREEVTLDPTGMGDAFRAGFVAGLSWGLSLERCAQIGSLLASYVIAVTGTQEYRFGNTFLKRFTAAYGDEAAAEVAPRMRDLRL, from the coding sequence GTGAATATCGCCGTGACCGGTTCCATCGCCATGGACCACCTGATGACCTTCCCCGGCCGCTTCGCCGATTCCCTGCTTGCGGAGCAGCTCGACAAGGTCTCATTGTCCTTCCTCGTCGAGGAGCTCGAGATCAAGCGCGGCGGCGTCGCCCCGAACATCTGCTTCGGGCTGGCCGCGCTCGGCCTGACCCCGTTGCTCGTCGGCTCGGTGGGCGCGGACTTCGATGACTACCGGGCCTGGCTCGACCGGCACGGCGTGGCCACCTGGCCGGTCCGGGTCTCCGAGACCGCCCACACCGCCCGGTTCGTGTGCACCACGGACTCCGACAACGCTCAGATCGGGTCCTTCTACACCGGGGCGATGGCCGAGGCCCGGGAGATCGAACTGCGCCCGATCGAGGCCCGGGCCGGCCGGATCGACCTGGTGATGGTCGGCCCGAACGACCCGGAGGCGATGGTGCGGCACACCGAGGAGTGCCGCACCCGTGGCTACCCCTTCCTCGCGGATCCCTCGCAGCAGGTGGCCTGGATGGACGGGCCCGCGATCCGGAGCCTGATCGACGGCGCCACGTACCTGTTCTCCAACGACTACGAGGACTCGGTGATCCAGCAGAAGACCGGCTGGTCCCACGAGGAGATCCTCAACCGGGTCAAGCACCGGGTGATCACCCGCGGCAAGGACGGCTCGAGCATCTACTCCGGATCCGAGCGCATCGACGTGCCGATCGCCCGCGAGGAGGTCACCCTTGACCCGACCGGCATGGGGGATGCGTTCCGGGCCGGCTTCGTGGCCGGACTGTCCTGGGGTCTGAGCCTGGAGCGCTGCGCGCAGATCGGCTCGCTCCTCGCGAGTTACGTGATCGCCGTGACCGGCACCCAGGAGTACCGGTTCGGCAACACCTTCCTCAAGCGGTTCACCGCGGCCTACGGCGACGAGGCGGCCGCCGAGGTCGCACCCCGGATGCGCGACCTGCGCCTCTGA
- a CDS encoding SRPBCC family protein, protein MAVGTFTFTSTWHAAATPAQVWRVLSDVARWPQWWPGVVAATVVRPGDGDHLGQRTVLTVRAPTGYLLRFGVELTDVSPGAFAHARVVGDLAGTGAWSLTAEGEAVVMAIVWQVRARRRWMRLVSPLAGRSFARAHAAVMAAGQRGLRSALARVHSDGP, encoded by the coding sequence GTGGCGGTCGGCACCTTCACGTTCACGTCCACCTGGCACGCGGCCGCGACACCGGCGCAGGTCTGGCGAGTGCTCTCGGACGTCGCGAGGTGGCCGCAGTGGTGGCCCGGCGTGGTGGCCGCGACGGTGGTGCGCCCCGGCGACGGCGATCACCTCGGTCAGCGCACGGTGCTGACCGTGCGTGCACCGACCGGCTACCTCCTCCGGTTCGGGGTGGAGCTCACCGACGTCTCGCCGGGTGCGTTCGCGCACGCCCGGGTGGTGGGGGACCTGGCCGGTACCGGTGCCTGGTCGCTGACAGCCGAAGGCGAGGCAGTGGTGATGGCGATCGTGTGGCAGGTACGGGCCCGACGGCGGTGGATGCGTCTGGTGTCACCGCTCGCCGGGCGGTCGTTCGCTCGCGCACACGCCGCGGTGATGGCCGCGGGTCAGCGCGGTTTGCGTTCTGCCCTGGCCCGGGTCCATAGTGATGGCCCCTGA
- a CDS encoding SOS response-associated peptidase → MCGRYASFREAQDLADAFDVEDVTDAAAEVAANYNVAPTDPIRIVLDRAPKPATADVEGGQGHLVEQGTAEAAVRREMHLARWGLVPAWAKDLSVGARMFNARSESLAESRAFRKPLESKRCVVVADGYYEWHKTPVPGTKKVDRTPFYIHPTDGSPVAFAGLYAWWPDRSKSADDPDRWVLSATIVTADARDGLEQIHDREPAMLTPAGVATWLDPTVTDPGEALAVLAAPAPAVSWHEVGTQVGSVRNNSPELIRPI, encoded by the coding sequence ATGTGCGGACGCTATGCCTCGTTCCGGGAGGCCCAGGACCTCGCCGATGCCTTCGACGTGGAGGACGTCACCGACGCCGCCGCCGAGGTCGCGGCCAATTACAACGTCGCTCCAACCGATCCGATCCGGATCGTCCTCGATCGTGCCCCGAAGCCGGCGACGGCGGACGTCGAAGGCGGCCAGGGACACCTCGTCGAGCAGGGCACCGCGGAGGCCGCGGTGCGTCGGGAGATGCACCTCGCGCGGTGGGGCCTGGTCCCGGCGTGGGCGAAGGACCTGTCCGTCGGGGCCAGGATGTTCAACGCGCGCAGCGAGTCGCTCGCCGAGTCCAGGGCGTTCCGCAAGCCGCTGGAGTCCAAGCGGTGCGTGGTGGTGGCGGACGGCTATTACGAGTGGCACAAGACGCCGGTGCCGGGCACGAAGAAGGTGGACCGCACCCCGTTCTACATCCACCCGACCGACGGCTCCCCGGTCGCGTTCGCGGGCTTGTACGCCTGGTGGCCGGATCGGTCGAAGTCGGCCGACGATCCGGACAGGTGGGTCCTGAGCGCCACCATCGTCACGGCCGATGCGCGCGACGGGCTCGAGCAGATCCACGACCGGGAGCCCGCGATGCTGACGCCTGCGGGCGTGGCCACCTGGCTGGACCCGACCGTGACCGATCCCGGCGAGGCGCTCGCCGTCCTCGCCGCGCCCGCACCGGCGGTGTCCTGGCACGAGGTCGGCACCCAGGTGGGTTCCGTGCGCAACAACTCCCCCGAGTTGATCCGGCCCATCTGA
- the recQ gene encoding DNA helicase RecQ, translating to MAEESRGDVSPVEDQWGEPPQDWDEPPPDYGSDWDVPEAPAGAPAARSVVRDRVARSAEAAPARPAPAARPTPPSASSPLEALTAVWGYDAFRGEQAEIIDTVVAGGDALVLMPTGGGKSLCYQIPALVREGTCVVISPLIALMHDQVDALEQVGVRAAFLNSTQSAAERRDTEDRLLAGELDLLYLAPERLSAAAGLLDRAHIALFAIDEAHCVAQWGHDFRPDYLALSMLHERWPDVPRVALTATATEATRAEIVANLDLGGARVFVSSFDRPNIAYRITPKAQARPQLLRLIEEYPGDAGIVYCLSRASVERTAEWLVGQGHTALPYHAGLPAQQRAANQSRFLREEGVIMVATIAFGMGIDKPDVRFVAHLDLPKSVEGYYQETGRAGRDGLPSTAWLAYGLQDVVQQRRMIADGEGDAQRKRAQSLHLDAMLALCETVQCRRQQLLAYFGEVGEPCGNCDTCLSPPKSFDGTVPAQKVMSTILRLQRERGQQFGAGHVVDILLGRETERMVKFRHTDLSTFGIGTELGDTEWRGVVRQLLAQGLLQVQGEYGVLALTDAAAEVLGGRRQVMLRIEPERTRAPRSARSAGAKGAVLDLDDSGQELFQRLRTWRAEVAKEQGVPAYVVFNDATLAGIAQARPAGEAALRGISGVGEAKLARYGPAVLEVVAGG from the coding sequence GTGGCTGAGGAGAGCAGGGGCGATGTGTCGCCGGTCGAGGACCAGTGGGGCGAGCCTCCGCAGGACTGGGACGAGCCGCCGCCGGACTACGGCAGCGATTGGGACGTGCCCGAGGCCCCGGCCGGCGCTCCCGCGGCGCGCTCGGTCGTGCGCGATCGGGTCGCTCGGTCCGCCGAGGCAGCGCCGGCACGGCCGGCACCGGCCGCCCGCCCGACCCCGCCGTCGGCGAGTTCGCCGCTCGAGGCGCTCACCGCCGTCTGGGGCTACGACGCCTTCCGCGGGGAGCAGGCCGAGATCATCGACACCGTGGTCGCCGGCGGGGACGCGCTCGTGCTGATGCCGACCGGCGGCGGCAAGAGCCTGTGCTACCAGATCCCGGCGCTCGTCCGGGAGGGCACCTGCGTGGTGATCAGCCCGCTGATCGCACTCATGCATGACCAGGTCGACGCCCTCGAGCAGGTGGGGGTGCGTGCCGCGTTCCTGAACTCGACCCAGTCCGCGGCCGAGCGGCGCGACACCGAGGATCGGCTGCTCGCCGGGGAGCTCGACCTGCTCTACCTCGCCCCGGAACGGCTGTCGGCGGCCGCCGGGCTGCTCGACCGCGCCCACATCGCCCTGTTCGCCATCGACGAGGCACACTGCGTGGCGCAGTGGGGTCACGACTTCCGGCCGGACTACCTCGCGCTGTCGATGCTGCATGAGCGCTGGCCCGACGTGCCACGGGTCGCGCTCACCGCGACCGCGACCGAGGCCACCCGCGCAGAGATCGTCGCGAACCTGGACCTCGGTGGTGCCCGGGTCTTCGTGTCCAGCTTCGACCGGCCGAACATCGCCTACCGGATCACCCCGAAGGCCCAGGCCCGCCCCCAGCTCCTGCGACTCATCGAGGAGTACCCGGGCGATGCCGGCATCGTCTACTGCCTGAGCCGGGCCTCGGTGGAGCGCACCGCCGAGTGGCTGGTCGGCCAGGGCCACACCGCACTGCCTTACCACGCGGGCCTTCCGGCGCAACAGCGGGCCGCGAACCAGTCCCGGTTCCTGCGCGAGGAGGGCGTCATCATGGTCGCCACGATCGCGTTCGGCATGGGCATCGACAAGCCGGACGTACGGTTCGTGGCACACCTCGACCTGCCCAAGAGCGTCGAGGGCTACTACCAGGAGACCGGCCGGGCCGGCCGGGACGGGCTGCCGTCGACGGCGTGGCTCGCCTACGGCCTGCAGGATGTGGTGCAGCAGCGCCGGATGATCGCCGACGGCGAGGGGGACGCCCAGCGCAAGCGCGCCCAGTCGCTGCACCTGGACGCCATGCTCGCGCTCTGCGAGACGGTGCAGTGCCGGCGCCAGCAGCTGCTCGCCTACTTCGGTGAGGTCGGCGAGCCCTGCGGCAACTGCGACACCTGCCTGTCCCCGCCGAAGTCGTTCGACGGCACCGTGCCCGCGCAGAAGGTGATGTCCACGATCCTGCGGCTGCAGCGCGAACGCGGTCAGCAGTTCGGGGCCGGTCACGTCGTGGACATCCTGCTCGGCCGCGAGACCGAGCGGATGGTGAAGTTCCGGCACACCGACCTGAGCACGTTCGGCATCGGCACCGAGCTGGGGGACACCGAGTGGCGGGGCGTGGTGCGCCAGCTCCTCGCGCAGGGCTTGCTGCAGGTGCAGGGGGAGTACGGGGTGCTCGCGCTCACCGACGCGGCCGCCGAGGTGCTCGGCGGCCGCCGGCAGGTCATGCTGCGCATCGAGCCCGAGCGCACCCGCGCTCCCCGGTCGGCGAGGTCGGCGGGCGCGAAGGGCGCCGTCCTCGACCTCGACGACTCCGGTCAGGAGCTTTTCCAACGGCTGCGCACCTGGCGGGCGGAGGTGGCCAAGGAGCAGGGCGTACCCGCGTACGTCGTCTTCAACGACGCCACGCTCGCCGGGATCGCGCAGGCCCGTCCGGCCGGCGAGGCGGCACTGCGCGGGATCTCCGGGGTGGGCGAGGCCAAGCTGGCCCGCTACGGACCGGCCGTCCTCGAGGTGGTCGCCGGCGGGTGA